ctgctgatcggtgatgggggcaccgagcaggctggggggagcaaggaggccgaggctgaagctgaggcagacaaggagaaggaagctgaacctcaccgaggagccggagacgaagctggcggagtatgatttcgtctcccttctcttagtttagtttcttccttgttgtaaaatggccttgaagccctcgtgtaaaaattttttcttatgaatgaaaaaattcttctttctgcacttgtgtcttcgtatagcttttcgtactctcttttactcctgttgtggtttactacctgctcagtaaactgaaatgccgaactgacataggctgctttgtattcttaactcttaaggagctggaggtacttcactggaagcggctgtactcttccgctttagacgaagctgagaaaaaagccatagctgaccagatgaagaatgacgaactcttggcttgtttagtgaagctggaggccgacaataaggacttagagtccgaaaagaaagatctggaggccgagctgaacactgccgtcgctgagaggactgcgtatgaggatttcatctgcaggcgcgggggaatgaccatctctgaagttcaggaacgagttgacgaactgtgggaggaatatcacgtactccggaggaacaatgcgctggagagctcggcttgccaacaagtcgggaaatcattgcggcgctgggcttctcggtacgacatcattctttcccggcgtccctcaatcgagagattccttaggcatttcccgccaacagatgatcgcactccagctcaaacccctgattcacttgctcaaaaccctactccaagtcagcaacgaactcaggaacagccggaaacgtcaagacgagaacggactcaggagcaaccggaaacgtcaagacaaggacggactgaagttcgtagaggagctgtgattatgagtgagcaagatcaacaaatgcttcgtgaagagactcttcgccgccgaggtgctagagcttcccgggctcagggaagaggcagtaggtcgattagagcatctcgtcgacctgcttattcttcagctgccgagaacgcccgaactcggcttcacgaggattttgtgaatagatggctcaactttagcaaccagggacagtagaatagtcctttgtaatagcgtaacgccttctcgtagggtagcggagttgtatgccgaacaagttttaataaatgaaatcttcatttcgcttctatcactgcgtatttacagctcagcgaaaaaatttcatcgtgctcgtcctcggtcttatgaagtaaacttctttgaccggactcgtcctcggtcttatgaagtaagctccCTTGACCGGACtaggtcctcggtcttatgaaataaacttctttgaccggactcgtctttggtcttatgaagtaaacttctttgaccggactcgtctttggtcttatgaagtaaatttctttgaccggactaagcttgtgtcctaatttggcgagttttatcgctcggatcggactttcgcttgtcctaatttggggatcggactttcccttgtcctaattcggcgagttttatcgcgtggatcggactttcccttgtcctagttcggcgagttttatcgcgtggatcggactttccctttgttgcagttcgtttcagacgaactgcttgtttcttaagctgaattgtggtcttgtatcctccttagaagcttggactcacaatcgttggcttatatatgttctaaaaaggggatcagccttcgaagaacaagatacctcagtaacatttgtaagagacgacacgcatatagacagacaaaacgcacataaacgaacaaaacgcacatagacaaacatgaaaaacaagtaaaaaacaaagaaagcacatacccctaggaccgaactagacacaagactgactgaccggactgtctcttacaaatggaacttcttgaggttggaaacgtaccatgttcggggtacttgttctcctgacatgtgagtcaatttgtaagaccctttgccgaggacttctgacacccgatatggaccttcccatgtgggttcgagtttgcccagcttttctgctcggcttacttcgttgtttctcaagacgagatctcccacttgaaattgcagctttttcaccctttggttataataccgggctacttgctccttgtacttggctgcttttatgcaggccaattctcttctttcttcggccagatctagttcggctctcagtccgtcatcattcatttctgaggagaaatttagagttcggggactgggtacgccgatctcaaccggaatcacggcttcagtgccgtacaccagactgtacggagtttcaccgttggaggttttgggtgtagttcggtaggaccataggacttgagggagattttctacccattgtcctttggcttgttctaaccgagcttttaaccctttcaccaagatacggtttgttacctccgtttgtccgtttgcttgtgggtgggagaccgaagtgaaccgctgttgaatattcagctcttggcaccaattcttgaatgtcttgtcggtgaactgagtcccattatccgaaatgaggatgtggggtatgccaaatcggcacactatgttcttccagacgaaatccaatgccttcgagctcgttatcgtagctaacggttcagcctccacccacttcgtgaagtaatccacggcaacgataaggaatttcatttgccgaggagcttgtggtagtggtcctactatgtctatgccccattgcataaaaggccaagggctttgcatagcacatagatcggtctgcggcatccttgggatatttgcatgaatttggcacttcgtacatgtcttgacgagctgcactgcttcttgtaccaaagttggccaataatatccccatctcagaacttttttagctaaagctctagctccgatgtggctaccgcaagatccttcatgaacttctctaaggatgtagtccgtctcttctggtcctacacatcgcaataacggttgaaggtaggactttctgtataggactccttcatgaagttcataccgaagtgctcggcatgtgattttccgagcttctctcttatcctcgggcagttgtccttgatctagatattgtaagatcggcgtcatccagttcggcgagctggttactgaatgtacctcagcttcatcaatgcttcggtgtagtaattcctccacctttgagctcggatatgaggccaacttacttaaagtatctgctcggctgttttccgctctgggaatgcggattatccgaaaataagagaaacttcggctaatgctttgcgctttgtccaagtattttttcatcctctcatctcgggcttcacttgtacccagcatgtgattcactatgacttgtgaatcacaatggattttgagagatttgacaaatagGCTTTGCGCTAAgtgaagtccggcaaggagggcttcgtattcggcttcgttattagtagttgggaataagaaccgaagtgaataagttacctcgtgtccgtcgggagcgataagtagaataccagctccacttcccgtcttattcgaagctccatctacgaatccactccagcagtccggcggttctacttcggattcgtggggctgtgttagttcgtcattggcaggatttttctgttcggcaataacagggattgcttgatcgaactttgcttctgcgagaaaatctgccaaggcttgtcccttgatggctttccgaggtagatattctattgagtgttctcccaactctatggcccatttggcgattctgcctgatgcttctggcttggtcaaaacttgccgaagtggcagatcggttaagacgcatatcttgtgagcatagaagtatggccgcagtctccttgctgcatttactaacgccagagcaattttttccagaggttgataccttgtttctggacctcttaatgctcggcttgtaaagtagatgggaagctgctttaggccttcttctcgtacaagtaccgcgctaatggtttgatctgatgccgctaagtataagaatatcacttcggcatctattggagcagagagaattggaagcttggctaaataacttttgagctcgtcaaaagcctttttctgctcggctccccactcaaactttggtgcctttttcaacactttgaagaacggtagttgcttttcggctgcttgggaaaggaatctattcagtgcggctagacatccagttagtctttgcacatcatgtatggacttcggcatcgccatgttctgaacaacttgaacttttgagggatttgccttgagtccgtcccttgaaacccaacaacccagaaactttcccgaatctaccaaaaaggtacatttttggggattgagtttgaggttggcttttttgagcacgtcgagggtggatttgaggttgtcttcgtactccgaagtgcttctgcttttgacgactatgtcatcaacatacacttcaacctcttttccgatcaaatgccgaaagagcttatctaccatcctttgatatgtggctccggcattctttaaaccgaatgacatctttttataagcaaagatgccgaagtcagtaatgaaagccgttttagaagcatcattctcatccattaaaacttggtggtagcctttgtataaatcaagaaaacagaaaatttcgaagccgatcaaagcttctacttttttatctatgttcggaaggggatagcaatctttaggacagtgcttgtttagatcggtaaaatctatgcacatccgccatcctccttcttttttcttgatcatcacaggattggccacccaagaaggatatttcacctcgaataatacatccgctttcagtaattggcggacttcgtcatggatgacttgatttctttctgccgcaaagagtctttgcttctgttttataggccggactgaaggatcaatatttaaccgatgagtgattacctcagggggcactccggtcatgtccaacggagaccatgcaaagacatctttgtactccttgaggagctggatggtcttttcccggagtaggggcgttcccgcgaaaccgatcttgaccgttctggatggatcatcttcgtataactgaacggtcattgagttcgactctggtgtgacttcggttatttcgcttgcctctgactccggctgctgtgattgctatgcttgatgatgccgatctgattgctcggcacttttaagcgcaatctgcagacactcttttgctctcttttgatcacctcggatgaccgctatcccacctttagtgggaatcttgatggtgaggtgataagtagagcaaacggcccgaactgcattgagccagtctcttcccaagatgatgttgtacggggaccgagcttttaccacaaagaactcgatcatcgtactggagcttgtaggcgcttttcccaccgtgatcggaaggctgataataccttcagggcgggtgtcctcctgggcgaaacttttcagaggaagtggagccggactgagccgagctggatccacttctaatttatcgaaacattctttaaaaagaatgctgactgacgctccggtatccacaaacactctgtggatcagtttgtttgccactccggcttggatgacaatagcgtcttgatgaggagagatggccgggacgggatctgcatctgaaaatgtaatcacttcgtcctgcttcagccttttatgcgttggctcctctcgattgaagcctctgcgctctgacttcagggacgatttagtcttcccggcagggagagcatcaatagtcaggattactccatcatattgtagctcgtcatcgtcttcggggtcctgttgctttttcagatcctgaggagcgcagtttgcacctctctgctttttgttctttttcggctgcttgctttggtatttttttaacgtccctgctttcacaagagcatcaatacctgcagccaaatgtcggcactcctcggtatcgtgaccgtggtcttgatggaaggagcaatattgatcctgaggtcgacgcgcggccgatttcgtcatccgctttggtttttcgaacatatcagaatgcagttcgaaaatttccgctctcgacttgttcaatggtacgaactgagcgggcggcttctcaggattgagacgtggccccaatcggtcttgcaccggagccctttgaatcctttcaaaaggagttcggcgaggatgtccctgatcgccaaaaggagttcggcgaggatgtccctgatcgctatgatcgggcttcctcctgtctcctagggatgagctgtctaaagaccgtttgcgacggtctgcctcatcggcacgagagaactggtccgcaatgtcccacatctcttgagctgtttgcggactgcattccacgagctttctgtagagtgctccgggcaggattccattttggaatgccgaaatgacaagtagatcattgagatcatctacttgtaggcattccttgtggaatctcgtcataaagtcgctgatcttttcgtcgcgactttgacgtatagaaagcagctgagccgaagtgattcgggcttccgctttctgaaagaacctcctgtggaaagcatccattagatctcggtaagatctaatgctgccttgggggaggctatcgaaccaccttcttgcgttcccgataagcagctcgggaaacagcttgcacatatggacctcattgagaccctggttcgccatgttatactgatagcgtcccaggaagtcatgaggattctctaacccgtcataagtcatcgacggagttcggtagttctgtggcaagggagttcgggtgatatcgtccgagaacggagtcttcaatgctccgtacatggcgaacccgacatctcttcggtatggaggagatggagttctcctgtgattccggtaccgaggaggaacaggaacatgtcggggttgaggattcttcttcttGGAAGACAcagcactactgcggtagtgactttcatgtctggatgaggagggagaatccaccgttttcgtctccggcttttggctcttttgcaggaaaattaagaactcttcctgcttctcggccaaaaacaatttgacagcctcgttcaaatcgggctgctgggaagactcggtgcgatgagtctttgagcggcttgttccttctccgtgagaactggaagtagatttctcccgaggctgttttccagacctgcgggctggactagcttcctcagggttatcacgaacggtattatgggtgttatgtgatctggtatgcattttttttttttggggtggaaaaagggtcaaaaattcgctttatcacaaatttggttctttgtttcccacagacggcgccagtgatggttgggcgaatttttgatggtagtaaatgcaggtaatgaatatagatcacgacacaaggaattacgtggttcgatttactgaggtaaatctacgtccacgggaagaaaggagggcaagattgtattgcttgatctggttttccagcttacaaatacagacttgctatatgatatttaatGTCTAGAGCTCcccttctatctgatctaagttctatttatacattgaactaagatcgtggcttgcatcaccactaactaggtcgtggcttgcatcaccactaactaggtagtggatgtcgtggaggtcatgagatcctgcatgggtccactatctctttgtttggtccgctatcctgcatgagttgacaccactaaatagatcgtgtagtggaggtcgtggaggttctgcatgagtccactatctcccagttcggtcgaatactgagaccgaacttctgaactattgccgagcagcttttgccgatctgagagtagagcttgattggtcggcttttaccgagctgtaggctggggccgaactctttggtaatgccgaactgattggttggcttttaccgagctgtaggctggggccgaactctttggtaatgccgaactgctttgggctgatgggccgtcactgctattgggcttgtttagtacgtaccccatcaattactgtattaattttattttgactcCAATTGTTTGGTTTTTTAAATTACCTTCTGCCGACGGTATAGGTGAAATCGAAGAAGTTCAACATTTCCATATGTCCTAATATATGTctttgtaataaaaaaaaaatatgcatttaaaGCTACGTTTTaggtaaaaaaagaaaaaattaaaagtggtaTGATAATTATTTGGCGTTTAAAGCTGcgtttcaaataaaataaaataatactccccctAAAATTTGGGCCTcgatcaaatataaaataaaagagtgaTATGATAATAGGAAATATATGGACCCCCTAAATTTTGGGCCTCGGCGGCTCGGCCCCGTAAGAGTCAgcaaaaaagaggaaaaaataaACTTTGACAGCTGTGGGATTTGAACCCACGCCCTTTCGGACCAGAGCCTAAATCTGGCGCCTTAGACCACTCGGCCAAACTGTCATATACACTGATTGGAATCCCATTATTTAATAAGTATGTGTATTATTTAGAAAACTTTTTAAATGACCTTTTGTATTTCGGTATTTGTAGTAATAATGTTTGTTTATAATACTTTTGAAAGTGGCCTTTTTATTTGGTATTGGTCACGCTAAAAAATTATTCTGCGGCTGCTagaaattaaaatcaaatactAAAACACCAACTCCAAAGAAAGAAAATACCAATAATTAAAAGCGGAATCCCCATAAATTTGCATGTTTCATGTTTGTAAATGAGTGATGAGTGATTAGTTTACCGGAAGAGACGAAGAGTAACATTATTTAGACACGGGTAGCTCGTTTCCTTATCAAATGAGAATTAGTCTTGAATTAATATCCCAAAAATTCATCTAAGAGTATTGGTACATTTGAAAATACTTGTTACCTTAACTTAAAACAATAATACAATGCCAATCTTTACTTTCTTATACTAAACTTGGTGTTAAGTTAGCTCATACTACTATATTAGCAACACTGCAACAACAAAATAGCAGCTTTTTTCATCCCTTTGTTCTGAATCCCATTGCCAGCAGCTGAGCATAAAGAAGTTGGTTCCACGTGTCCGGCACTCCGGGCAGGCACCAGTGGCTGCAATCCTGCGGCGCACTGGCCGGTGTCCCCGGCTCCCAGTTGCTCGATGGGTGCCCATCTTTTCTCAGCCCTGTCATATATGTTATGTTCAATATCTCAACTCTGTTTTCCTCTGTATTTCTCTGTCTAAACACCTCGTAAATTATTTGATTGTTCAGTGGCTCCCGCTCGAGTTTGGAGTAGTCCGTCTCGGGCTCGTTGCTCGTATTGCAGTACCCACCTCTGTTCCATTCCCCATCCCTACCAACATCAACATTGCACTATATTTCAAGTCTACCAAATTATAAAAGGACATGAGACTTAAAATTTACCTGAAATGTACAGGGGAGTAACTCCTAAAGAAGACATGAGATTTCCTAGTGTCCAATTTTTGTGTCACCCACAGCTTCAAAGTGTGGAGGGATCTTCGAAAAGCTTCCATCACATCCATTGTCATATTCACATGCTCCATCTCCTGAAAGTAGTGGCCCCTGTCGTATCACGAGGCGTTAGTGGTAAGCATGCATCCTCGAATAGCGAGCATGTGTGCATACGTACGAGTTTAATGTCTTGTCTTGGTTCCACCAATGTCCCGCGCTGAAAATGAGGACGTCCACGCCCACCCACTTGGACGATAGCCAGTGCAGCTTATCGACCATGATGGCGCCCCGGACCTGCTCCGGGGCGCCTTTAGGTGGGCGACCCGTGGTCACGAGGTAAGGCACTCTGAAATACTCTACCGTGAGATTGTAATCTTGAAATTTGATGGAGAGGTACCCTTTGTGCTTTGTTATTGGGTTTCCGTTTTCTTCGTATATTGCGGACGCATTGGAGACGCCTCGCGCGAGCATGCACACTAGTGACTCCCATTGGTTTCGGCCGATCGAGTCACCCACAAACACAACCCGCCCGCCTCGGCTCCGCTCTAGAAACTCCTTCTCATCAAACCTATATAGATACTATATCTAATTTGTATCATttcaaaaagaaattaaaatttcaatttgcAACAAAAAGGACATATGTATGGGCAAAAGTTTGGCACTTAACAATTGCAATTATGAAATATCATATGACTGCTGCTTTATGGGGGGGACAGAATCAACAAGCATGAAGCCTATGCACTTAACATGTCTCAACTTTATATTTACAGCACAAAAGGCACTAGTTGACATTTACtaaacacaacacaaaacataaaaattaaatgaactTTATAAAATATGCCAATATCAAAATCTGCAGATCTCAGTAAAAAATATTGAAGCCAAAGCCACAAACCCAAAACCACCACGTGCATGGCCTCCAAAAGAGtgcaataaaacaaataaaatagcaTTAGTAACATGTTACATGCATGATCCACGCTACAAGCAAACGTTAAATTACACAAAGAAAacataatagtagtaattgtaATGATTCGTCAACAAACCtcacaattccaatttaatgaTATAATATTCTtcgaaataaattaaaaaatagtaataaataaatacctAGGAATATCACATTGATGAGGCTGCCAGCGCCATTTCTGGTAACCGGAATCGCGGCGGCCGTTACTTAGGCAGCGGAAACCCGGATCCAGAAACGGGCAATTCTCGGTGTAGGTCCGACCCGGTTGGGTTTCATCCCAAACCCACCTGCCGTAGCTGAAATCGCAGGCTTTTGAAGCCGGGTTATTGGGTAGGATCCGGGTGAAGAAGCCGATGTTGAAGGGAGAGAGAGGGTGTAGCTGTGTGAGGAGGTTGTAGCCGACTACGGCGGTGAGGATTAAGGAGGAGAGTATGAGGAAGTGGTTGTTTTCTTTGTTGAGGTGATGAGAGAGAAAGTGGAGCTTTAGGTGCATGGAGGGCAGAtgagaaaaaagagagagatggaAGAATTTGGGTTGAAGAAGAAGTTGGGCGCGCAGGCGGGGAAAGGGTAAGAATTTATGGCTGTGATTTGGTCAAATTGTAtttataattatgtctttttattaaTTAGATAAATGTTTTATACTCGTATAATATGCAAAAATGAAGGTCAAATTAAACTTGCCTCATTCCCCCAATAAAAGGCGGAAGACAAATATGGAAAGGATGTATATAGAAGTTGACGTAATTCATGATTTTTCTTCTAAATTTTGAACGATAGAATTTTTTTATACTTCTTCATAAAGTATCTAAAAATTTGACTAACATTCTGGGTGAGATCGTCTACATttccttctatttctttttttttcaaagagATATTTGATGTATActtttactaataaaaataaatttacataaattgtATACATATACcttttaatttagttttatttagTTTATAAAATTATGACTAATTTATTCTTTGCATATaattttggatatttttaaCCAAGCCAATTTAGGAAAAAAACTCATTAATTTAGATATGAATTGATTACGGAACTTATGTAAGAATAATTAACATTCAAACCCTAATTAATCTTACCATAAGATTAATTAGATATTAATTAACATACTACGTActagaggaatgatatgctaagCGCTCCTAGAGAGCGCCAACTTGAGCGACTACCGCATAATTAtccttttttatatatttttgttaatttctcTTCTCTTACCTACATACACGTTCTTCTTCAAAATTCTACTTCCCAAAAATTCTGCCTGAACATTTACATCTCTGCAAAAGTTAAAAAACCGCTCTACTTCACTTCCACAATTTTATACTCGCCAAAGgagtactctctccatcccacttaagatgacacgttttcctttttaatttgtcccaattaagatgatatattttttttttggaaactttatctctccaattaatataaccaaccactttttctcactcctattaaattattcatctttcattctctctatattttaatacttacacccacattttctctctccaattaaatacaTTGACttacactccctccgtccctaataattcgtcaccatttgacctgacacgggttttaagaaatgtaatagaaagtgggttgaaaaagttgagtcctacttttgtatattagttttataataaattgttagtgtgaatgagttagtggaatgtagggtccactacaaaaaattgtaaaagtgaaaatgtgacaaattttcagggacagatggagtaactcctaaaatctcgtgtcggacaggaaatgtgtcatcttagccggaaCGGAGGTTAGTAGTATTTTTCTGCAGCGACGATCTGCTATATGTAAATACTACTGCTAGAGTTGATTTTTAGCATGAACTAAGAGAAAATACGCTGGGAGAATAAGATTTTATGCATCTTATGCTTCAATTGCGTCTCCCTATTGGCGTAAAGCAATCTCCACCTCATCCATTCATAAGATCAACCAAAACCTAAATTCAAGATGGAATTAGGCAGAAGCAAGCAAGAATacgagaattttttttattgaataagtGCAAGCTTTTacttaagcattttctcaaaCAATTTGAGTATCAAGAATTATCAAAACTTAGATCCTAACAATCTCAATTCACACGATTATTCAATACAAATATGATTTATTCAACAGACAACAATAgtataaaatattcaaattcattatcaacattgaaaaaatatatgTCTACACACACAAAAGTTTAATCTCACATACTAACACGCTAACTTCCAACCAAGTACAGAGTCAATCCATCTTTGAGTAAAATGCATAAAATCTTAAGCTCTAGTTGCATCAATTTCCGGGCACTGGACGTGGCTCGATGGATGGACTGGTTGAGGTGTAGGTCGCCGCATCAATTTCCAGGCAGTGATGGTCAATGAATTAGTTACGCACGGGTTCAACAAAGTTGGGGAATTTGAAAGTGTCTACGGAGGTTGCTATCAATGATTATCACcgagaatgagagagagagagagagagagagagagagagaaaagaccATCGCCACCGTTCTTATTAGAATTGGGaaagaatgaagaaaattgGTCAATAAGATAG
This sequence is a window from Salvia splendens isolate huo1 chromosome 14, SspV2, whole genome shotgun sequence. Protein-coding genes within it:
- the LOC121764028 gene encoding protein trichome birefringence-like 8 isoform X2, whose translation is MHLKLHFLSHHLNKENNHFLILSSLILTAVVGYNLLTQLHPLSPFNIGFFTRILPNNPASKACDFSYGRWVWDETQPGRTYTENCPFLDPGFRCLSNGRRDSGYQKWRWQPHQCDIPRFDEKEFLERSRGGRVVFVGDSIGRNQWESLVCMLARGVSNASAIYEENGNPITKHKGYLSIKFQDYNLTVEYFRVPYLVTTGRPPKGAPEQVRGAIMVDKLHWLSSKWVGVDVLIFSAGHWWNQDKTLNSGHYFQEMEHVNMTMDVMEAFRRSLHTLKLWVTQKLDTRKSHVFFRSYSPVHFRGGYCNTSNEPETDYSKLEREPLNNQIIYEVFRQRNTEENRVEILNITYMTGLRKDGHPSSNWEPGTPASAPQDCSHWCLPGVPDTWNQLLYAQLLAMGFRTKG
- the LOC121764028 gene encoding protein trichome birefringence-like 8 isoform X1, with amino-acid sequence MHLKLHFLSHHLNKENNHFLILSSLILTAVVGYNLLTQLHPLSPFNIGFFTRILPNNPASKACDFSYGRWVWDETQPGRTYTENCPFLDPGFRCLSNGRRDSGYQKWRWQPHQCDIPRFDEKEFLERSRGGRVVFVGDSIGRNQWESLVCMLARGVSNASAIYEENGNPITKHKGYLSIKFQDYNLTVEYFRVPYLVTTGRPPKGAPEQVRGAIMVDKLHWLSSKWVGVDVLIFSAGHWWNQDKTLNSGHYFQEMEHVNMTMDVMEAFRRSLHTLKLWVTQKLDTRKSHVFFRSYSPVHFRDGEWNRGGYCNTSNEPETDYSKLEREPLNNQIIYEVFRQRNTEENRVEILNITYMTGLRKDGHPSSNWEPGTPASAPQDCSHWCLPGVPDTWNQLLYAQLLAMGFRTKG